The following are from one region of the Streptomyces fradiae genome:
- a CDS encoding GNAT family N-acetyltransferase, with protein MSWHFTTDPAAFPDAARDFVAAAPERNTGLLTLLDAPGTTRGWWMGQGEADGAVSGACLLVDGPGMLLLGVMQDAAARALAAALPETGHAVREARGEAATVDAFAAPFAAATGRVARTSMRLRLFRLGELTAPRPVPPGAARSAVPGDVPLLLEWMSAYAGDVGEDPGADYSAPAEAMVREGRLRFWETDGRPVAMASFSRPAAGQARVSLVYTPPAHRARGYAGAVTTEAGRAARAAGAAQVLLFTDRANPTSNALYQRLGYRPIADHTRVAFPEETENTD; from the coding sequence ATGAGCTGGCACTTCACCACCGACCCGGCCGCCTTCCCGGACGCCGCCCGGGACTTCGTGGCCGCCGCACCGGAGCGGAACACCGGGCTGCTCACCCTGCTCGACGCCCCCGGCACCACCCGCGGCTGGTGGATGGGCCAGGGGGAGGCGGACGGGGCGGTGAGCGGGGCCTGTCTGCTCGTGGACGGACCCGGGATGCTGCTGCTCGGCGTGATGCAGGACGCTGCCGCCCGCGCGCTCGCGGCCGCGCTGCCCGAGACGGGGCACGCAGTCCGGGAGGCGCGCGGCGAGGCCGCGACGGTCGACGCGTTCGCCGCGCCCTTCGCCGCCGCCACCGGCCGGGTCGCCCGCACCTCGATGCGGCTGCGCCTGTTCCGGCTCGGCGAGCTGACCGCGCCCCGGCCCGTACCGCCCGGCGCCGCCCGGAGCGCCGTACCCGGCGACGTACCGCTGCTCCTGGAGTGGATGAGCGCGTACGCCGGGGACGTCGGGGAGGACCCCGGCGCCGACTACTCCGCGCCCGCCGAGGCGATGGTCCGGGAGGGCCGGCTCCGGTTCTGGGAGACGGACGGCCGGCCCGTCGCGATGGCGAGCTTCTCGCGGCCCGCCGCCGGCCAGGCCCGCGTCTCGCTCGTCTACACCCCGCCCGCCCACCGCGCCCGGGGCTACGCCGGAGCCGTGACCACCGAGGCCGGCCGGGCCGCCCGCGCGGCCGGCGCCGCACAGGTGCTGCTCTTCACCGACCGCGCGAACCCGACCAGCAACGCCCTCTACCAGCGCCTCGGTTACCGGCCGATCGCCGACCACACCCGGGTGGCCTTCCCCGAGGAGACCGAGAACACCGACTAG
- a CDS encoding zinc ribbon domain-containing protein produces MNAAPADQIRLLDVQALDVRLQQIAHKRKSLPEHAEIESLNKDLTQLRDLLVAAQTEESDCAREQTKAEQDVDQVRQRAARDQQRLDSGAVSSPKDLENLQREITSLAKRQGDLEEIVLEVMERRESAQERVAELTGRVAAVQAKVDDATARRDTAQAGLDDEAASVTKERELVAGTVPADLLKLYEKLREQQGGVGAARLYQRKCEGCHIELNITELNEVRAAAADAVVRCENCRRILVRTSESGL; encoded by the coding sequence CTGAACGCCGCGCCCGCCGACCAGATCCGACTTCTCGACGTCCAGGCGCTTGACGTGCGCCTCCAGCAGATCGCGCACAAGCGCAAGTCGCTGCCGGAGCACGCCGAGATCGAGTCGCTGAACAAGGACCTCACCCAGCTGCGCGACCTGCTCGTCGCCGCGCAGACCGAGGAGAGCGACTGCGCCCGCGAGCAGACCAAGGCGGAGCAGGACGTCGACCAGGTGCGCCAGCGCGCCGCCCGCGACCAGCAGCGCCTCGACTCCGGCGCCGTGTCCTCCCCGAAGGACCTGGAGAACCTCCAGCGCGAGATCACCTCGCTCGCCAAGCGCCAGGGCGACCTGGAGGAGATCGTCCTCGAGGTCATGGAGCGCCGCGAGTCCGCCCAGGAGCGGGTCGCCGAGCTGACCGGCCGGGTCGCCGCAGTCCAGGCCAAGGTCGACGACGCCACCGCCCGCCGCGACACCGCCCAGGCCGGGCTCGACGACGAGGCCGCCTCCGTCACCAAGGAGCGCGAGCTCGTCGCCGGTACGGTCCCGGCCGACCTCCTGAAGCTGTACGAGAAGCTGCGCGAGCAGCAGGGCGGCGTCGGCGCGGCCCGGCTCTACCAGCGCAAGTGCGAGGGCTGCCACATCGAGCTCAACATCACCGAGCTCAACGAGGTGCGGGCCGCCGCCGCGGACGCGGTCGTGCGCTGCGAGAACTGCCGCCGGATCCTGGTCCGTACGTCGGAGTCCGGCCTGTAA
- a CDS encoding Nif3-like dinuclear metal center hexameric protein → MPRLSEVIAELDALWPPERAESWDAVGTVCGDPDAQVTRVLFAVDPVQEIAEEAIRLGADLIVTHHPLYLRGTTTVAAGHFKGRVVHTLIKHDIALHVAHTNADTAEPGVSDALAGALDLRVTGPLVPETGLGRICELDQPETLAEFAARAAKRLPSTAQGIRVAGDPELPVRRVAVSGGSGDSLFGAVRAAGVDAFLTADLRHHPASEATQHSPLGLVDAAHWATEWPWCEQAAAQLDTISDRHGWDLRVHVSTTVTDPWSAHHTSPGAPN, encoded by the coding sequence GTGCCCCGTCTGTCTGAAGTCATCGCCGAGCTCGACGCCCTCTGGCCGCCAGAGCGGGCCGAGTCGTGGGACGCCGTCGGCACGGTCTGCGGCGACCCCGACGCCCAGGTCACCCGCGTCCTGTTCGCGGTCGACCCCGTCCAGGAGATCGCCGAAGAGGCGATCCGCCTCGGCGCCGACCTGATCGTCACCCACCACCCGCTCTATCTGCGCGGTACGACGACGGTGGCGGCCGGCCACTTCAAGGGCCGGGTCGTGCACACCCTGATCAAGCACGACATCGCCCTGCACGTGGCGCACACCAACGCCGACACCGCCGAGCCCGGCGTCTCCGACGCCCTCGCCGGCGCCCTCGACCTGCGGGTCACCGGCCCCCTCGTCCCCGAGACCGGTCTCGGCCGGATCTGCGAGCTGGACCAGCCCGAGACGCTGGCCGAGTTCGCCGCGCGCGCCGCCAAGCGGCTGCCTTCCACCGCGCAGGGCATCCGGGTCGCCGGCGACCCCGAGCTGCCGGTGCGCCGGGTCGCCGTCAGCGGCGGCTCCGGCGACAGCCTCTTCGGCGCCGTCCGCGCAGCCGGGGTGGACGCCTTCCTCACCGCCGACCTGCGCCACCACCCGGCCTCCGAGGCCACCCAGCACTCTCCCCTCGGGCTCGTCGACGCCGCCCACTGGGCCACCGAATGGCCCTGGTGCGAGCAGGCCGCCGCGCAGCTCGACACGATCTCCGACCGTCACGGCTGGGACCTCCGGGTCCATGTCTCGACGACGGTCACCGACCCCTGGTCCGCCCACCACACCTCTCCTGGAGCCCCCAACTGA
- a CDS encoding ABC transporter substrate-binding protein yields MSLRRRGTAAAALSLAAALALAACGGGDGSSDGAKKDEGGKKKDVAVGGKDFGDAAAKTAALGTDAKPGQFPRTLTHALGKTEIKSAPKRVVVLDVGELDNVVSLGIKPVGFAPSEGDDGIPTYLKKDAGEPKNVGTINNLNLEAIANLEPDLILGSQLRAADKYDELSKIAPTVFSIRPGFTWKENYLLNAAALDRTAEAKAKLAAYETKAKQLGTDIGPNKPTISMVRYLPGKIRLYAKASFIGTILEDAGLPRPANQQVNDLAVEVSPEKIDQADGDWIFTGVYGDAKATKRDTAQANPLWKNLKAVKAGQAKDVPDETWYLGLGVTAANSVLDDLRADLVKK; encoded by the coding sequence ATGTCCCTTCGCCGCCGCGGCACCGCAGCCGCCGCCCTCAGCCTCGCCGCCGCGCTCGCTCTCGCGGCCTGCGGAGGAGGTGACGGCAGCTCGGACGGTGCCAAGAAGGACGAGGGCGGCAAGAAGAAGGACGTCGCCGTCGGCGGCAAGGACTTCGGCGACGCCGCCGCGAAGACCGCCGCCCTGGGCACCGACGCCAAGCCCGGCCAGTTCCCGCGCACCCTCACCCACGCGCTCGGGAAGACGGAGATCAAGTCCGCCCCCAAGCGGGTCGTCGTCCTCGACGTCGGCGAGCTCGACAACGTCGTCTCCCTCGGCATCAAGCCGGTCGGCTTTGCTCCGTCCGAGGGGGACGATGGCATCCCCACGTATCTGAAGAAGGACGCCGGCGAGCCCAAGAACGTCGGCACCATCAACAACCTCAACCTCGAGGCCATCGCCAACCTCGAACCCGATCTGATCCTCGGCAGCCAGCTGCGCGCCGCCGACAAGTACGACGAGCTGTCGAAGATCGCGCCGACCGTGTTCTCCATCCGCCCGGGCTTCACCTGGAAGGAGAACTACCTCCTCAACGCCGCCGCGCTCGACCGGACCGCCGAGGCGAAGGCGAAGCTCGCCGCCTACGAGACCAAGGCGAAGCAGCTCGGCACGGACATCGGCCCGAACAAGCCGACCATCTCCATGGTCCGCTACCTCCCGGGCAAGATCCGCCTCTACGCGAAGGCCTCCTTCATCGGCACCATCCTTGAAGACGCCGGCCTGCCGCGCCCCGCGAACCAGCAGGTGAACGACCTCGCCGTCGAGGTCAGCCCGGAGAAGATCGACCAGGCCGACGGCGACTGGATCTTCACCGGCGTGTACGGCGACGCCAAGGCCACCAAGCGCGACACCGCCCAGGCCAACCCGCTCTGGAAGAACCTCAAGGCGGTCAAGGCCGGCCAGGCCAAGGACGTGCCGGACGAGACCTGGTACCTGGGCCTCGGCGTGACGGCGGCGAACAGCGTGCTCGACGACCTGCGCGCCGACCTGGTGAAGAAGTAG
- a CDS encoding 3-oxoacyl-ACP reductase, translated as MSLPLEGLSAIVTGAGRGLGRAEALELARLGAAVVVNDYGQPGRDGSGEASAAPAEEVAAEIRAAGGRAVAHLGDVADFETARGLVDLAVAEFGKLDVLVNNAGILRDRMIFSMSEAEWDSVVRVHLKGHFNTTHFAAVHWRGRAKAGESGVYGRIVNTSSEAFLAGSAGQPNYAAAKGGIVGLTTSTALALAKYGVTANAICPRARTRMTEDVFAAIPTIKRGAEPTAEDELDPLSPEHVAPLVGYLASPAAAGVNGQLLVVHGGMVAIVDRPRVAAKFDTAKDVFTYEELDGLLTPHYAARPAGETFAAAEVLGLKKG; from the coding sequence ATGTCACTGCCTCTTGAGGGGCTGAGCGCGATCGTCACCGGCGCCGGCCGCGGCCTCGGCCGGGCCGAGGCCCTGGAACTGGCCCGGCTCGGCGCGGCCGTGGTCGTCAACGACTACGGGCAGCCCGGGCGCGACGGTTCCGGCGAGGCCTCCGCGGCGCCCGCCGAGGAGGTCGCGGCCGAGATCCGCGCGGCGGGCGGCCGCGCCGTCGCCCACCTCGGCGACGTCGCCGACTTCGAGACCGCGCGCGGTCTGGTCGACCTGGCCGTGGCCGAGTTCGGCAAGCTGGACGTCCTGGTCAACAACGCGGGCATCCTGCGCGACCGGATGATCTTCTCGATGAGCGAGGCGGAGTGGGACTCGGTGGTCCGGGTCCACCTCAAGGGCCACTTCAACACCACCCACTTCGCCGCCGTGCACTGGCGCGGCCGGGCCAAGGCGGGCGAGAGCGGGGTCTACGGGCGGATCGTCAACACCTCCTCCGAGGCCTTCCTCGCCGGTTCGGCCGGCCAGCCCAACTACGCGGCGGCCAAGGGCGGCATCGTCGGTCTGACCACCTCCACGGCGCTCGCCCTCGCCAAGTACGGGGTCACCGCCAACGCCATCTGCCCGCGCGCCCGGACCCGGATGACCGAGGACGTGTTCGCCGCCATTCCGACAATCAAGAGGGGCGCCGAGCCGACCGCCGAGGACGAGCTCGACCCGCTGTCGCCGGAGCACGTGGCGCCGCTCGTCGGCTACCTCGCCTCCCCGGCGGCGGCCGGCGTCAACGGCCAGCTGCTCGTCGTCCACGGCGGCATGGTGGCGATCGTGGACCGGCCCAGGGTGGCCGCCAAGTTCGACACCGCCAAGGACGTCTTCACGTACGAGGAACTGGACGGGCTGCTCACCCCGCACTACGCGGCGCGCCCGGCGGGGGAGACCTTCGCCGCGGCGGAGGTGCTCGGCCTGAAGAAGGGCTGA
- a CDS encoding Zn-dependent alcohol dehydrogenase, with the protein MRAAVLHEIGQDKLEVLDDVEAVGFGPGKVRIRVRATGLCHSDVSAMSGVLPQPAPFVPGHEGAGEILDVGDGVTGLTVGQRVLLCWLPACGVCPACKRGQTQLCLAGFMNAGTPNFKRTGGGSADVFGFAGTGTFAEEVVVDAGCAVPIPDDVPFDIAALIGCGVTTGLGAAINTAKVEAGSSVAVIGCGGVGISAIQGAKLQGAAQIVAVDPVESRREAALRFGATEAVAPDALADAKQRITGGEGFDYVFEVVGKSVTARTAYETTRRGGTLCVVGAGALDDFLQLNMFELFFDEKRILPSMYGGGDVLRSYERAIALWRAGRIDLASLITHRVPLAGINEALEQMRTGAALRTCIEI; encoded by the coding sequence ATGCGCGCAGCCGTACTGCACGAGATCGGCCAGGACAAACTCGAAGTCCTCGACGACGTCGAGGCGGTGGGCTTCGGCCCCGGCAAGGTGCGGATCCGGGTCCGGGCCACCGGCCTGTGCCACTCCGACGTGTCCGCCATGAGCGGCGTCCTGCCCCAGCCCGCGCCCTTCGTCCCGGGGCACGAGGGCGCCGGCGAGATCCTCGACGTCGGCGACGGCGTCACCGGCCTCACCGTCGGGCAGCGGGTGCTGCTGTGCTGGCTGCCCGCCTGTGGTGTCTGTCCCGCCTGCAAGCGTGGTCAGACCCAGCTCTGTCTGGCCGGCTTCATGAACGCCGGCACCCCCAACTTCAAGCGCACCGGCGGAGGTTCCGCCGACGTCTTCGGCTTCGCCGGCACCGGCACCTTCGCCGAGGAGGTCGTGGTCGACGCCGGCTGCGCCGTCCCGATCCCGGACGACGTGCCCTTCGACATCGCCGCGCTCATCGGCTGCGGCGTGACCACCGGCCTCGGCGCCGCCATCAACACCGCGAAGGTGGAGGCCGGTTCGTCGGTCGCCGTGATCGGCTGCGGCGGCGTCGGCATCTCCGCCATCCAGGGCGCCAAGCTGCAGGGCGCCGCGCAGATCGTCGCCGTCGACCCGGTCGAGTCGCGCCGCGAGGCCGCGCTCCGCTTCGGCGCCACCGAGGCCGTCGCACCCGACGCGCTCGCCGACGCCAAGCAGCGGATCACCGGCGGCGAGGGCTTCGACTACGTCTTCGAGGTCGTCGGCAAGTCCGTCACCGCGCGCACGGCGTACGAGACCACCCGGCGCGGCGGCACGCTCTGCGTGGTCGGCGCGGGCGCCCTCGACGACTTCCTGCAGCTCAACATGTTCGAGCTGTTCTTCGACGAGAAGCGGATCCTGCCGTCGATGTACGGGGGCGGGGACGTGCTCCGCTCGTACGAACGGGCCATCGCGCTCTGGCGGGCCGGCCGCATCGACCTGGCGTCCCTGATCACCCACCGGGTGCCGCTGGCGGGCATCAACGAGGCCCTGGAGCAGATGCGGACGGGTGCGGCGCTCCGTACCTGCATCGAGATCTGA
- a CDS encoding MaoC/PaaZ C-terminal domain-containing protein, giving the protein MPIDAAKAVAAEPRSAEIAWDHKDVQLYHLGLGAGVPATDPDELRYTLESRLHVLPSFATVAGAGMGVVGGLSAPGIDIDLAAVLHGGQSITLHRPLPVNGRAVSTSRVAAVYDKGKAAVLVLRSEAADADGPLWTSDAQIFVRGEGGWGGDRGPSERLEVPERAPDATAERPIREEQALLYRLSGDWNPLHADPEFAKLAGFDRPILHGLCSYGMTLKAVVDTLLDGDVTRVRGYRTRFAGVVFPGETLRIRMWRTDEHTVQLTVTAAERDDAPVLADTVVEHS; this is encoded by the coding sequence ATGCCCATTGACGCCGCCAAGGCCGTCGCCGCCGAGCCCCGCAGCGCGGAGATCGCCTGGGACCACAAGGACGTCCAGCTCTACCACCTCGGCCTGGGCGCGGGCGTCCCCGCGACCGACCCCGACGAGCTGCGCTACACCCTCGAATCCCGGCTGCACGTCCTGCCCAGCTTCGCCACCGTGGCGGGCGCCGGCATGGGCGTCGTCGGCGGCCTCTCCGCCCCCGGCATCGACATCGACCTCGCCGCCGTGCTGCACGGCGGCCAGTCCATCACCCTGCACCGGCCCCTGCCGGTCAACGGCCGGGCGGTCTCCACCTCCCGGGTCGCCGCCGTCTACGACAAGGGCAAGGCCGCCGTCCTGGTGCTGCGCTCCGAGGCCGCCGACGCCGACGGCCCGCTGTGGACCAGCGACGCCCAGATCTTCGTACGCGGCGAGGGCGGCTGGGGCGGCGACCGCGGGCCCTCCGAACGCCTGGAGGTCCCCGAGCGCGCCCCCGACGCCACCGCCGAGCGGCCCATCCGCGAGGAACAGGCCCTGCTCTACCGGCTCTCCGGCGACTGGAACCCGCTCCATGCCGACCCCGAGTTCGCCAAGCTCGCGGGCTTCGACCGGCCGATCCTGCACGGCCTCTGCTCGTACGGCATGACGCTCAAGGCGGTCGTCGACACCCTCCTCGACGGTGACGTCACGCGGGTCCGCGGCTACCGCACCCGCTTCGCCGGCGTCGTCTTCCCCGGCGAGACGCTGCGGATCCGCATGTGGCGCACGGACGAGCACACCGTCCAGCTCACGGTCACCGCCGCCGAACGCGACGACGCCCCGGTCCTCGCCGACACCGTCGTCGAACACTCCTGA
- a CDS encoding ABC transporter ATP-binding protein has translation MTTTTGTGETAVAFTAVTKTFGVVRAVDGIDLGIRRGETVALLGRNGAGKSTTINLLLGLDEPESGRVRLFGEAPARAVQAGRIGAMLQDARPVSRVTVRELVEFVARTYPRPMPVTEALALAGLTDLAGRRVDRLSGGQAQRVRFAVALAGNPELIVLDEPTAALDVEAREAFWDSMRGYARRGNTVLFSTHYLEEADANADRIVVVDSGRVLADGTAEQLKRAAGGTTVSFDLAGRPTAGLTALPGVTSVEIRGDRALLRSADPDATVRALAAQDLVRGLRVAPVSLNEAFLNLTRTAPGAPARTADSLEMSR, from the coding sequence ATGACGACAACAACGGGGACCGGCGAGACGGCGGTCGCATTCACCGCGGTCACCAAGACCTTCGGCGTGGTCCGCGCCGTGGACGGCATCGACCTCGGCATCCGCCGCGGCGAGACCGTCGCGCTGCTCGGCCGCAACGGCGCCGGCAAGTCCACCACCATCAACCTCCTCCTCGGCCTCGACGAGCCCGAGAGCGGCCGGGTCCGCCTCTTCGGCGAGGCGCCCGCCCGCGCCGTCCAGGCCGGCCGGATCGGCGCGATGCTGCAGGACGCCCGCCCGGTCTCCCGGGTCACCGTCCGCGAGCTGGTCGAGTTCGTCGCCCGCACCTACCCGCGGCCGATGCCCGTGACCGAGGCCCTCGCCCTCGCCGGGCTCACCGACCTCGCCGGCCGCCGGGTGGACCGGCTGTCCGGCGGCCAGGCCCAGCGGGTGCGGTTCGCGGTCGCGCTGGCGGGAAACCCCGAGCTGATCGTGCTCGACGAGCCGACGGCGGCGCTCGACGTCGAGGCCCGCGAGGCCTTCTGGGACTCGATGCGCGGCTACGCCCGGCGCGGCAACACGGTCCTCTTCTCCACCCACTACCTGGAGGAGGCCGACGCCAACGCCGACCGGATCGTGGTCGTCGACTCCGGGCGGGTGCTCGCCGACGGCACCGCCGAGCAGCTGAAGCGGGCCGCGGGCGGCACCACGGTCTCCTTCGACCTGGCGGGCCGGCCCACCGCGGGTCTGACCGCGCTGCCCGGCGTCACCTCCGTCGAGATCCGCGGCGACCGCGCGCTGCTGCGCAGCGCGGACCCGGACGCCACGGTTCGCGCGCTGGCCGCGCAGGACCTGGTCAGGGGCCTGCGGGTCGCCCCGGTCTCCCTCAACGAGGCCTTCCTGAACCTGACCCGTACGGCTCCCGGCGCCCCCGCCCGTACCGCCGACTCCCTGGAGATGTCCCGATGA
- a CDS encoding ABC transporter permease, with protein MITAYVRLEVRRTLRDAGFAISSIGVPVLMYLLFTNLGGQNDAGIKTGMMVGMAAYGALGAALSIGGGVAEDKTAGWLRQLRITPMTPRQVVTGRALTGTVVVLPAITAVLLAGGLVNGVRMAAWQWAVTALVLWAGSLPFTLLGLGNGYRLTAQTTGVMNVACNMGLAVVGGLWFPIDLFPHWLAQISTFTPTNRFSELGVAVTEGTMPGLAAILILAAWAALFGTYAAVSYRRSARMV; from the coding sequence ATGATCACCGCGTACGTCCGCCTCGAAGTCCGCCGCACCCTGCGCGACGCCGGTTTCGCGATCTCGTCGATCGGCGTGCCGGTCCTGATGTACCTCCTCTTCACCAACCTCGGCGGGCAGAACGACGCCGGGATCAAGACCGGCATGATGGTCGGCATGGCGGCGTACGGCGCGCTGGGCGCCGCCCTGTCCATCGGCGGCGGCGTCGCCGAGGACAAGACCGCCGGCTGGCTGCGGCAGCTGCGGATCACCCCGATGACCCCGCGCCAGGTGGTCACCGGCCGGGCCCTGACCGGCACGGTCGTGGTCCTGCCGGCCATCACGGCGGTGCTGCTCGCGGGCGGCCTCGTCAACGGCGTACGGATGGCCGCCTGGCAGTGGGCGGTAACGGCGCTCGTGCTGTGGGCGGGTTCGCTGCCCTTCACGCTGCTCGGCCTCGGCAACGGCTACCGCCTCACCGCGCAGACGACCGGCGTCATGAACGTGGCCTGCAACATGGGCCTCGCGGTGGTCGGCGGCCTGTGGTTCCCGATCGACCTGTTCCCGCACTGGCTGGCGCAGATCTCCACGTTCACGCCCACCAACCGCTTCTCGGAGCTGGGCGTGGCGGTGACGGAGGGCACGATGCCGGGGCTCGCGGCGATCCTGATCCTGGCGGCATGGGCGGCGCTCTTCGGCACGTACGCGGCGGTCTCGTACCGTCGTTCCGCACGCATGGTGTGA
- a CDS encoding sensor histidine kinase: MSGANGKGSGSTGGGFRDLRRRRAESARGGRPTGLSLLPWLLMGLGALSHLISGEAANPWVGGIGLLAFNSLYIAVVMRAFVPGGRETPLTWGLLAALTALTFGLAAGYGREWLLLFPLLGLAVGAVVRRGRTQRLTVFPLVAAVGAVTLWRDGWDSLGIVYGTFISIMVTATILALNETVQELRETREELARTAVEKERLRFSRDLHDLLGHTLSVIVVKSEAARRLGPRDLDAALAQVADIETVGRQALTEIREAVTGYREASLSAELDRARDVLASAGIEPVVRQSGPPLEPQTEALLSWVVRESATNVVRHSGAGRCEIEVGGGPERVRLTVSDDGRGADCTDADTGTGTGAPGSGLRGLRERVAAAGGTLTSGPGPRGGFRLEAELPVEPAGEPDVEVNR; this comes from the coding sequence ATGAGCGGCGCGAACGGCAAGGGCAGCGGCAGTACGGGCGGCGGCTTCCGGGACCTGCGCAGGCGACGGGCGGAGAGCGCGCGGGGTGGCCGGCCGACCGGGCTGAGCCTGCTGCCGTGGCTGCTGATGGGCCTGGGCGCGCTGTCCCACCTCATCTCGGGCGAGGCCGCCAACCCCTGGGTCGGCGGCATCGGCCTGCTCGCCTTCAACTCCCTCTACATCGCCGTCGTGATGCGGGCCTTCGTCCCGGGCGGCCGGGAGACCCCGCTGACCTGGGGACTGCTCGCGGCCCTCACGGCGCTGACGTTCGGGCTCGCCGCCGGTTACGGGCGGGAGTGGCTGCTCCTCTTCCCGCTCCTGGGGCTCGCGGTCGGGGCGGTGGTGCGGCGCGGGCGGACGCAACGCCTTACGGTGTTCCCGCTGGTCGCGGCGGTCGGGGCGGTGACGCTCTGGCGGGACGGCTGGGACTCGCTCGGGATCGTGTACGGCACGTTCATCTCGATCATGGTGACGGCGACGATCCTCGCCCTGAACGAGACCGTGCAGGAGCTGCGCGAGACCCGCGAGGAACTGGCCCGCACGGCGGTCGAGAAGGAGCGGCTGCGCTTCTCGCGCGATCTGCACGACCTGCTCGGCCACACCCTGTCCGTCATCGTCGTGAAGTCGGAGGCGGCCCGGCGGCTCGGGCCGCGCGACCTGGACGCGGCGCTCGCGCAGGTCGCGGACATCGAGACGGTGGGCCGGCAGGCGCTCACCGAGATCCGGGAGGCGGTGACCGGCTACCGCGAGGCCTCCCTCTCGGCCGAACTCGACCGCGCCCGCGACGTCCTGGCCTCGGCCGGCATCGAGCCGGTGGTCCGCCAGTCCGGCCCGCCCCTCGAGCCGCAGACGGAGGCGCTGCTCAGCTGGGTGGTGCGCGAGTCGGCGACCAACGTCGTCCGGCACTCGGGCGCCGGCCGCTGCGAGATCGAGGTCGGCGGCGGCCCGGAACGGGTCCGCCTGACGGTCTCGGACGACGGCCGCGGCGCCGACTGTACGGATGCGGATACGGGTACGGGTACGGGCGCGCCGGGCAGTGGACTGCGGGGCCTCCGGGAGCGGGTCGCGGCGGCGGGCGGCACGCTGACCTCGGGCCCGGGCCCGCGCGGCGGGTTCCGGCTTGAGGCGGAGCTGCCGGTGGAGCCGGCGGGGGAGCCCGACGTCGAGGTGAACCGCTGA
- a CDS encoding tyrosinase family oxidase copper chaperone: MSSITRRKALGVAAGAAGAAAGLALAGPAAAAAAPAQAAAPGSADFDEVYLGRHIKGSASAHSGHHGGHGGHGGGYTVTIDGAELHVMRNADGTWISVITHYDPVATPRAAARAAVRELQGAPLVPLTLPAA; the protein is encoded by the coding sequence ATGTCCAGCATCACCCGCCGCAAGGCCCTGGGCGTCGCCGCGGGCGCCGCCGGCGCGGCCGCGGGCCTCGCCCTGGCCGGCCCGGCCGCAGCGGCGGCCGCCCCGGCCCAGGCCGCCGCACCCGGCTCCGCCGACTTCGACGAGGTCTACCTGGGCCGCCACATCAAGGGCAGCGCATCCGCACACAGCGGTCACCACGGGGGGCACGGTGGCCACGGGGGCGGCTACACCGTCACGATCGACGGCGCGGAACTGCACGTCATGCGGAACGCGGACGGCACCTGGATCAGCGTGATCACGCACTACGACCCGGTCGCCACGCCCAGAGCCGCCGCCCGCGCGGCCGTGCGCGAGTTGCAGGGCGCGCCGCTCGTCCCGCTGACCCTGCCCGCCGCCTGA
- a CDS encoding tyrosinase family protein → MHIRKNQATLTADEKRRFVAALLELKRTGRYDAFVTTHNAFIMGDTDGGDRVGHRSPSFLPWHRRFLLEFEAALRSVDPTVALPYWDWTADRTSRSSLWAPDFLGGTGRARDGQVVDGPFARSGDRWPITVRVDGRDYLRRDLGASGRPLPTRAEVDSVLAMETYDTAPWNSASDGFRNHLEGWRGVNLHNRVHVWVGGQMATGVSPNDPVFWLHHAFVDKLWADWQARHPASPYLPAAGTANVVDLHDTMRPWNDVTPADMLDHTRHYTFDTAA, encoded by the coding sequence GTGCACATACGCAAGAACCAGGCCACGCTCACCGCCGACGAGAAGCGCCGCTTCGTCGCCGCGCTGCTCGAACTGAAGCGCACCGGCCGCTACGACGCCTTCGTCACCACCCACAACGCCTTCATCATGGGCGACACGGACGGCGGCGACCGCGTCGGGCACCGCTCGCCGTCGTTCCTGCCCTGGCACCGGCGCTTCCTGCTCGAGTTCGAGGCGGCGCTGCGGTCGGTGGACCCGACCGTCGCGCTCCCCTACTGGGACTGGACGGCCGACCGCACCTCCCGCTCCTCCCTCTGGGCCCCCGACTTCCTCGGCGGCACCGGCCGGGCCCGCGACGGGCAGGTCGTGGACGGGCCGTTCGCGCGCTCGGGCGACCGCTGGCCGATCACCGTCCGGGTGGACGGGCGCGACTACCTCCGCCGTGACCTGGGCGCGAGCGGCCGCCCGCTGCCGACGCGCGCCGAGGTGGACTCGGTGCTCGCGATGGAGACGTACGACACGGCGCCGTGGAACAGCGCCTCGGACGGCTTCCGCAACCACCTGGAGGGCTGGCGCGGCGTGAACCTCCACAACCGCGTCCATGTGTGGGTCGGCGGCCAGATGGCGACCGGCGTCTCCCCCAACGACCCGGTGTTCTGGCTGCACCACGCCTTCGTCGACAAGCTGTGGGCCGACTGGCAGGCCCGCCACCCCGCGTCGCCCTACCTCCCGGCGGCCGGCACCGCGAACGTCGTCGACCTCCACGACACGATGCGCCCGTGGAACGACGTCACGCCGGCCGACATGCTGGACCACACCCGCCACTACACCTTCGACACGGCGGCCTGA